In Geothermobacter hydrogeniphilus, a single window of DNA contains:
- a CDS encoding DsbA family protein, whose translation MSSRMLLLLLLLLLCLPVGAVRAEVEGRTVRTVDLPETARQVVISPGGRSYFVLGAEKLYLYSIDGRQIGSVEIGSDVVGITPQSDGLVLLHRKGKQRLEYLSLDVIQQIDTTDSPVRGNLDAPVTIVVFDDFQCPYCARLAPTLKKVLANNPQNVRMVLKNFPLSMHRYARAAAVAAEAAGRQGKFWEMHDQLFANYNQLNEQKIDDLARQIGLDMKRFNEDRKDAAIQAAISRDQEQGSALGVRGTPTVFINGRLLRDRSERGFQQVIDAELAKLKK comes from the coding sequence ATGTCATCCAGAATGCTGTTGCTTTTGCTGTTGTTACTGCTCTGTCTGCCGGTCGGTGCGGTTCGTGCCGAGGTGGAGGGGAGAACGGTTCGCACGGTTGATCTTCCTGAGACAGCCAGGCAGGTTGTGATCAGCCCCGGCGGCCGCAGTTATTTTGTTCTCGGCGCAGAGAAGCTCTATCTTTATTCGATTGACGGTCGCCAGATCGGCTCGGTCGAGATCGGCAGCGATGTTGTCGGAATTACCCCCCAGAGTGACGGCCTGGTGTTGCTGCATCGCAAGGGGAAGCAGCGTCTTGAGTACCTGTCGCTGGATGTCATTCAGCAGATCGACACCACCGATTCACCGGTGCGCGGCAATCTCGATGCGCCGGTCACCATCGTTGTTTTCGACGATTTTCAATGTCCTTACTGTGCCCGTCTGGCGCCGACGCTGAAAAAGGTGCTGGCCAACAATCCGCAGAATGTCCGGATGGTTTTGAAGAACTTTCCCTTGAGCATGCATCGTTACGCGCGCGCCGCAGCTGTTGCTGCTGAAGCCGCCGGTCGTCAGGGAAAATTCTGGGAGATGCACGATCAGCTCTTTGCCAACTACAATCAACTCAATGAGCAGAAAATTGACGATCTTGCCCGGCAGATCGGCCTGGATATGAAACGTTTCAACGAGGATCGCAAGGATGCCGCGATTCAGGCGGCTATCAGTCGGGACCAGGAGCAGGGCAGTGCCCTCGGGGTGCGCGGCACGCCGACGGTTTTCATCAACGGCCGCCTGCTGCGGGATCGCAGCGAACGGGGATTTCAGCAGGTGATAGATGCCGAACTGGCAAAACTGAAAAAATAA
- a CDS encoding putative metal-binding motif-containing protein, whose protein sequence is MNFQTVKLMIAVLILAAGFSWTGNALAFPSFGNDVNTFCSQTQPFTGDCTLCHTTGSKSDPTSAKSAYKANDLCFFCGGEPQCNTGPTCTDLDKDGFYAEGQACGTMADCDDSNPAINPGAAENCSDGIDNNCNGLIDSQDPAAVGCPAQCTDADNDGFNVDGTAGCGPQDCDDQDAAINPGTAEICGDNIDNDCDGQVDEGCVSSCPDADADGYTDAACGGADCDDAEPLINPGMKDLCGNGIDENCNGLQDDVCAACPGGGAFMVKKARFDFKKGRLDVKGKATVGSSVQIFDAETGSLLASGVPVKGDAWKARIELDEAPARISAKSDAGCQAEQDVTVKGRKDHDEDDPSDDDHGDDRGKDRGKDKGKKQHDD, encoded by the coding sequence ATGAATTTTCAAACGGTAAAATTGATGATTGCGGTACTCATTCTGGCTGCAGGTTTTTCCTGGACGGGCAACGCTCTGGCCTTTCCATCCTTCGGCAATGATGTCAATACCTTCTGCAGTCAGACCCAGCCGTTCACCGGAGACTGCACCCTCTGTCATACCACCGGCAGCAAGTCGGACCCGACCTCGGCGAAGTCGGCCTACAAGGCCAATGATCTCTGTTTTTTCTGCGGCGGCGAGCCGCAGTGCAATACCGGTCCGACCTGTACCGACCTAGACAAGGATGGTTTCTACGCTGAAGGTCAGGCCTGCGGCACCATGGCTGATTGCGATGACAGCAATCCCGCCATCAACCCCGGTGCGGCTGAAAACTGCAGCGACGGTATCGACAATAACTGCAATGGCCTGATCGACAGCCAGGATCCGGCCGCGGTCGGTTGTCCGGCGCAGTGCACTGACGCCGACAATGATGGTTTCAACGTTGATGGTACCGCAGGTTGTGGCCCGCAGGATTGTGATGACCAGGATGCCGCCATCAATCCGGGAACCGCCGAGATCTGTGGTGACAACATCGATAACGATTGTGACGGTCAGGTCGACGAGGGTTGTGTCAGTTCCTGTCCGGATGCCGATGCCGACGGTTACACTGATGCCGCCTGTGGCGGCGCCGACTGTGATGATGCCGAACCGCTGATCAATCCGGGTATGAAGGATCTTTGCGGCAACGGCATCGATGAAAACTGTAATGGTCTGCAGGATGATGTCTGCGCGGCCTGTCCGGGGGGCGGTGCCTTCATGGTCAAGAAAGCCAGGTTTGATTTCAAAAAAGGACGACTCGATGTCAAAGGCAAGGCGACCGTCGGCAGCAGTGTGCAGATCTTCGATGCCGAAACCGGCAGCCTGCTGGCCTCGGGTGTTCCGGTGAAAGGGGATGCATGGAAGGCCCGTATCGAGCTCGATGAAGCGCCGGCGCGGATCAGTGCAAAAAGTGACGCCGGTTGTCAGGCGGAACAGGATGTCACCGTCAAGGGCCGCAAAGATCACGATGAGGATGATCCGTCTGACGACGATCATGGAGATGACCGTGGCAAAGACCGTGGCAAAGACAAGGGGAAGAAGCAGCATGATGATTGA
- the sucB gene encoding dihydrolipoyllysine-residue succinyltransferase, giving the protein MEILVPEVGESIFEATIAKWHVAEGNRVSKDDLLCELETDKISLELHAEDSGTIHLNVEEGKTVKIGTVIATLIDSKNVAEAPKPTPRPESIAPQAEPAAVPAAPRKLAAVPTPSPAAPAPQPAVAGTPKTVDLPHPADDERVRRVPMSPIRKKIAAHLLAARQQTAMLTTFNEADMSRLMALRGEYKDAFQQKFGVKLGMMSFFVRAVVAALKAVPEVNARIDGDDIVYHDFYDMGIAVGGKKGLVVPVLRDADRLSSAEIETAIAEFSRKVQTNKLTLADLEGGTFTISNGGVYGSMLSTPIINPPQTGVLGMHNIIQRPVAIDGKVEIRPMMYLALSYDHRVIDGKQAVTFLKTVKEFIEQVDASLLEL; this is encoded by the coding sequence ATGGAAATCCTGGTCCCCGAAGTGGGTGAATCAATTTTTGAGGCGACCATCGCCAAATGGCATGTCGCCGAGGGCAACCGGGTCAGTAAGGACGACCTGCTCTGCGAACTGGAAACCGACAAAATCTCCCTGGAACTGCATGCCGAGGATTCCGGCACTATCCATCTCAACGTGGAGGAAGGGAAAACGGTCAAGATCGGTACAGTGATCGCCACCCTGATCGACTCCAAAAACGTGGCGGAAGCACCCAAACCGACACCGAGACCTGAGAGCATCGCACCACAGGCTGAACCGGCCGCGGTTCCAGCCGCTCCCCGGAAACTGGCTGCCGTACCGACACCGAGCCCCGCCGCACCAGCACCGCAGCCCGCTGTCGCCGGCACGCCGAAGACTGTTGACCTGCCGCACCCGGCTGACGATGAACGCGTCCGCCGGGTGCCGATGAGCCCAATCCGCAAAAAAATAGCCGCCCACCTGCTGGCCGCCCGCCAGCAGACCGCGATGCTGACCACCTTCAACGAAGCCGATATGAGTCGGCTGATGGCCCTGCGCGGCGAGTACAAGGACGCCTTCCAGCAGAAATTCGGCGTCAAGCTGGGGATGATGTCCTTCTTCGTGCGCGCCGTCGTCGCCGCCCTGAAGGCGGTCCCGGAGGTCAACGCCCGCATCGATGGTGACGATATCGTCTACCATGATTTCTATGACATGGGCATTGCCGTCGGTGGAAAAAAGGGGCTGGTGGTCCCGGTCCTGCGTGATGCCGACCGGCTGTCGAGTGCCGAGATCGAAACGGCGATCGCCGAATTCAGCCGAAAAGTACAGACCAACAAGCTGACCCTGGCCGATCTCGAAGGCGGCACCTTCACCATCAGCAACGGCGGGGTCTACGGTTCGATGCTCAGTACCCCGATCATCAACCCGCCGCAGACCGGCGTACTCGGCATGCACAACATCATCCAACGGCCGGTCGCCATCGACGGCAAAGTCGAGATCCGGCCGATGATGTACCTGGCGCTCAGCTATGATCACCGGGTCATCGACGGCAAACAGGCGGTCACCTTCCTCAAAACCGTCAAGGAGTTCATCGAACAGGTCGATGCTTCGCTACTTGAACTCTGA